In a genomic window of Dyadobacter fermentans DSM 18053:
- a CDS encoding FAD-dependent oxidoreductase, with protein MNSIPNHDHTSASLSDEKQAERDGANNSLWQTNVTAQPAGNQPGSNAPVYDVLVVGAGITGLTTALLLQKEGRKCIIAEAHSPGYGTTGGTTAHINTFADTTYAEVESDFGQDEARQFAGAIAESVALIHHMVETYQIDCDFEWKNGYVYSETDDETKQLDDLYQSALRAGVATEPAHDAPAPLPFQKAVVFSKQAQFHPLKYLQGLQEAFTELGGVIVENTLIDQIDSSDEYHTARSGEREIRAKSVVYATHIPPGGINVLHFRNAPYRSYVIAATLKDNAYPDALIYDMQEPYHYFRTHTIDGQKYLVAGGHDHKTGHGDPEQAFADLIEYTKKCYPVDQVSTRWSAQYYVPADGLPYIGQLPGASGGIYAATGYNGNGIILGTVAAIVLNELISEGTSPYEKLFDPARVKPVAGFTEFVKENADVAARFVADRFGLEQIESLGEIAAGTGKIIEYEGQKLAVHKKDDGELTVLDPVCTHAGCIVQWNNSEKSWDCPCHGARFNCHGEVLTGPARKPLEHVEVKQPSAS; from the coding sequence ACCCAATCACGACCATACATCCGCCTCGCTTTCAGACGAAAAGCAAGCCGAGCGCGATGGCGCCAACAACAGCCTTTGGCAGACCAATGTCACCGCTCAGCCCGCTGGTAACCAGCCCGGTAGTAATGCGCCGGTATATGACGTGCTCGTCGTCGGAGCAGGCATTACCGGCCTCACCACCGCATTGCTGCTTCAAAAGGAAGGCCGCAAATGTATCATCGCCGAAGCGCATTCGCCGGGATACGGCACTACTGGCGGCACTACGGCCCACATCAACACCTTTGCCGACACCACGTACGCGGAAGTGGAAAGCGATTTCGGCCAGGACGAAGCCCGGCAATTTGCCGGGGCCATCGCAGAATCAGTGGCGCTCATTCATCATATGGTGGAAACGTATCAGATCGACTGCGATTTTGAATGGAAGAACGGCTATGTGTATTCAGAAACAGACGATGAAACGAAGCAGCTCGACGATCTTTACCAAAGCGCACTCCGCGCGGGCGTGGCAACCGAGCCCGCACACGATGCTCCGGCGCCGTTACCATTTCAAAAAGCAGTCGTTTTCAGTAAACAGGCGCAATTTCACCCATTGAAATACTTGCAGGGACTGCAAGAGGCATTTACAGAACTGGGCGGGGTGATCGTGGAAAACACGCTGATCGACCAGATCGATTCCAGCGACGAATACCACACGGCGCGCTCGGGCGAGCGGGAGATCAGGGCGAAATCCGTGGTATACGCCACGCATATCCCGCCCGGAGGCATTAATGTGCTGCATTTCAGGAATGCGCCCTACCGCAGCTACGTGATCGCCGCCACATTGAAAGATAACGCCTACCCCGACGCGCTGATTTACGACATGCAGGAGCCCTACCATTATTTCCGCACCCACACCATCGACGGACAAAAGTACCTCGTGGCAGGAGGGCACGACCACAAAACCGGCCACGGCGATCCTGAACAGGCATTTGCGGATCTCATCGAATATACCAAAAAGTGCTATCCCGTGGACCAGGTAAGCACCCGGTGGTCGGCACAATATTACGTCCCTGCCGACGGCCTGCCTTACATCGGCCAGTTGCCCGGAGCGTCCGGCGGCATTTACGCGGCCACCGGATACAATGGCAACGGGATCATTCTCGGAACGGTGGCGGCCATTGTGCTTAACGAGCTCATTTCGGAGGGCACCAGTCCGTATGAAAAGCTCTTTGATCCCGCCCGCGTGAAACCGGTGGCGGGGTTCACCGAGTTTGTGAAGGAAAATGCGGACGTCGCCGCGCGTTTCGTAGCCGACCGGTTTGGACTGGAACAAATCGAATCGTTGGGAGAAATCGCAGCCGGAACGGGCAAAATCATCGAATACGAAGGCCAGAAGCTGGCAGTGCATAAGAAAGACGACGGCGAACTCACCGTGCTCGACCCTGTATGCACACATGCAGGGTGTATCGTACAATGGAACAATTCGGAAAAGAGCTGGGACTGCCCTTGCCACGGTGCGCGGTTCAACTGCCACGGCGAAGTGCTCACCGGTCCCGCCCGGAAGCCGCTGGAACACGTGGAAGTAAAGCAGCCTTCCGCTTCCTGA
- a CDS encoding ThuA domain-containing protein — MKKQLRGAFVLLCCAWLFAGQVLAQAPRLRVLVFSKTAAFRHASIEAGQKALTKMGTEKGFQAIFTEDAAQFKENNLKKYQAVIFLNTTGDILNPEQQNAFERYIQAGGGYVGIHAASDTEYEWPWYGALAGAWFLDHPMPDNVQKGKFIVTKKDHWATRGMPDEFERSDEFYSFKNISPKINVVLAIDEKSYTGGKNPDFHPMSWYQEFDGGRSFYTAMGHTDETFAEPLFLNHLWAGIHYAMGGDAPKPVDFSKARPEENRFSKVILAEKLDEPMELSVLGDGRILIIQRKGEVRLYNLKTRELKTIAKLPVSTHYVSKEGKESMGEDGLLGLNKDPNFAQNHWIYLYYSDPNESKNVLARFELKGDELDMSSRKVLLDVPTQREECCHTAGSIAWDKEGNLYLSTGDNTNPHGSSGYSPSDERPGREAWDAQKSSANTNDLRGKIIRIKPQPDGTPYTIPEGNLFPPGTPNTRPEIYTMGHRNPFRISVDQRTGYVYWGEVGPDAAKPDANRGPAGHDEVGQARKAGNFGWPHFVGDNKAYNKYDFAASRSGEKWDVAAPTNQSPSNTGLKVLPPAQKAFIWYPYDASPEFPLVGAGGRNAMAGPVFYSDDFKNAPGAFPAYYNGKLLAYEWMRGWIMAVTMDKDGNYASMERFMPSYKFSNPMDMEFAQNGDLYMLEYGSGWFSANDDARLIRIEYNGGNRKPKIEMAANKLGGSAPLALKLTAEGTDDADGDALTYSWKITSKNGFTKTINTRDAALTLTKTGLYKAALTVNDGKGGISTQSLDVTVGNEAPVLSLDMPGANKSFFVAGKPFQYDVKVKDKEDGTLGSGIDADRVAVNIDYLPEGFDKVAIARGHRSADAAAQFATGKKLIEGSDCKACHSVSKKSIGPAYADVARKYKGNSSALETLTRKVISGGGGVWGETAMAAHPQLSTTDASEMVKYILSLTGDAAAKASLPVKGSYTAALPNGDKGKGVFVVRAAYEDNGAKGLPALRSEHTFVLRNATMDVHSFDVYDDVNKMSYGGNNLAIPAKSGAYMGLKQVDLNGVSAFRIMAMAPKPQLNAAGGKIELRLDSPTGKVIGESEFLEPSDKLDFKPSTLDIPVKHTADGKSHDVYMIFVNPSKSSGSLMVVMSAQAVLASAAQ; from the coding sequence ATGAAGAAACAATTACGGGGCGCTTTCGTGCTGCTATGCTGTGCATGGCTGTTCGCGGGCCAGGTTTTGGCCCAGGCACCCAGGCTGCGCGTGCTGGTGTTCAGCAAAACGGCGGCGTTCAGGCACGCGTCGATTGAGGCCGGCCAGAAGGCGCTCACGAAAATGGGTACCGAAAAGGGCTTTCAGGCCATTTTTACGGAAGACGCAGCCCAGTTTAAGGAAAACAACCTGAAAAAATACCAGGCCGTGATTTTCCTCAATACTACCGGTGATATCCTCAATCCGGAGCAGCAAAATGCGTTTGAGCGCTACATTCAGGCCGGAGGCGGTTATGTGGGCATTCACGCAGCCAGCGACACGGAATACGAGTGGCCCTGGTACGGCGCGCTTGCGGGCGCCTGGTTCCTTGATCATCCCATGCCAGATAATGTGCAGAAAGGAAAGTTTATCGTAACGAAAAAGGACCACTGGGCTACCCGCGGCATGCCCGATGAGTTTGAGCGGAGCGACGAGTTTTACAGCTTCAAGAATATTTCCCCCAAAATCAATGTCGTGCTTGCGATCGACGAAAAGAGTTACACCGGCGGTAAAAACCCGGATTTTCACCCGATGAGCTGGTACCAGGAGTTCGACGGTGGCCGGTCGTTTTACACCGCAATGGGCCACACCGACGAAACATTCGCAGAGCCGCTTTTCCTGAACCACCTTTGGGCGGGCATTCACTACGCCATGGGCGGCGACGCTCCCAAGCCGGTCGATTTCTCGAAGGCGCGGCCCGAGGAAAACCGCTTCTCGAAGGTGATACTGGCCGAAAAGCTGGACGAGCCAATGGAGCTGAGCGTGCTTGGCGACGGCAGAATCCTGATTATTCAGCGGAAAGGAGAGGTGCGTTTGTATAACCTCAAAACCAGGGAGCTTAAAACGATTGCCAAACTGCCGGTGAGTACGCATTATGTCAGCAAGGAAGGCAAGGAGTCGATGGGCGAGGATGGTTTGCTGGGGTTGAACAAAGACCCGAATTTTGCACAAAATCATTGGATTTACCTCTATTATTCCGATCCGAACGAGTCGAAAAACGTGCTCGCACGCTTCGAACTGAAAGGGGATGAACTCGATATGTCTTCTCGTAAAGTGCTGCTCGACGTGCCCACGCAGCGCGAAGAATGCTGCCACACAGCCGGCTCCATTGCCTGGGACAAGGAGGGTAACCTGTACCTTTCGACTGGCGATAACACCAATCCGCACGGCTCCAGCGGGTACAGCCCGAGCGATGAGCGCCCCGGCCGCGAGGCGTGGGACGCACAGAAATCGTCGGCGAACACCAACGACCTGCGCGGAAAGATTATCCGCATTAAACCGCAGCCCGACGGCACTCCTTACACCATTCCGGAAGGCAACCTGTTCCCTCCCGGCACGCCCAATACACGGCCCGAGATTTACACCATGGGCCACCGCAACCCCTTCCGCATTTCGGTGGACCAGCGTACCGGCTACGTATACTGGGGAGAGGTGGGCCCCGACGCCGCCAAGCCCGACGCCAACCGTGGCCCAGCCGGTCACGACGAGGTAGGACAGGCCCGCAAGGCCGGCAATTTCGGCTGGCCACATTTTGTAGGCGATAATAAGGCCTATAACAAATACGACTTCGCAGCGAGCCGGTCGGGGGAGAAGTGGGACGTGGCCGCACCGACCAACCAGTCGCCCAGCAACACGGGCCTGAAAGTGCTGCCGCCTGCACAGAAGGCATTTATATGGTATCCCTACGACGCCTCGCCGGAATTTCCGCTGGTAGGGGCGGGCGGGCGCAATGCAATGGCCGGGCCGGTGTTCTACTCGGACGATTTCAAGAATGCGCCGGGCGCTTTTCCGGCTTACTACAATGGCAAGCTGCTGGCGTATGAATGGATGCGCGGCTGGATCATGGCCGTGACGATGGATAAAGATGGCAATTATGCTTCGATGGAGCGTTTCATGCCCAGCTATAAGTTTTCCAATCCGATGGATATGGAATTTGCACAAAACGGCGATTTATACATGCTTGAATACGGCTCGGGCTGGTTCAGCGCCAACGACGACGCCCGCCTGATCCGCATTGAATACAATGGCGGCAACCGCAAGCCGAAAATCGAAATGGCCGCCAATAAGCTGGGCGGTTCGGCACCATTGGCATTGAAACTTACCGCAGAGGGTACCGACGATGCCGACGGGGATGCATTGACATATTCATGGAAAATCACTTCCAAAAACGGTTTTACCAAAACCATCAACACCCGAGACGCAGCGCTGACGCTCACTAAAACCGGCCTCTACAAAGCCGCATTGACCGTGAACGACGGCAAAGGCGGCATTTCCACGCAGTCGCTGGATGTGACGGTGGGTAACGAAGCACCGGTACTGAGCCTGGATATGCCCGGCGCCAACAAATCATTTTTCGTAGCCGGAAAGCCTTTTCAATATGATGTGAAGGTGAAAGACAAGGAGGACGGCACGCTTGGAAGCGGCATCGACGCGGACCGCGTGGCTGTAAACATCGACTATCTGCCCGAGGGATTCGACAAGGTGGCGATTGCCCGCGGACACCGCTCGGCGGACGCGGCGGCGCAATTCGCAACGGGTAAAAAGCTGATCGAAGGAAGCGACTGCAAGGCTTGCCATAGCGTAAGCAAAAAGTCGATTGGCCCTGCGTATGCCGATGTGGCCCGCAAATACAAAGGCAACAGCTCCGCGTTGGAAACCCTCACCCGCAAGGTGATCAGCGGCGGTGGCGGCGTTTGGGGCGAAACCGCCATGGCGGCACACCCGCAACTCTCGACCACCGACGCTTCCGAAATGGTGAAATACATCCTGAGCCTCACCGGCGACGCCGCGGCCAAAGCCTCGCTGCCTGTGAAGGGAAGCTACACCGCCGCATTGCCGAATGGCGACAAAGGCAAGGGCGTGTTCGTGGTGCGCGCGGCGTACGAGGACAATGGGGCGAAAGGCCTGCCCGCGCTGCGGTCGGAGCATACATTCGTGCTACGCAATGCGACAATGGACGTGCATAGTTTTGATGTGTATGATGATGTCAACAAAATGTCTTACGGCGGAAATAACCTCGCTATTCCTGCCAAATCGGGCGCTTACATGGGCTTGAAGCAGGTCGACCTGAACGGCGTATCGGCATTCCGTATCATGGCCATGGCCCCTAAGCCGCAGCTGAATGCGGCGGGTGGTAAAATAGAGCTGCGTCTCGATAGCCCCACCGGCAAAGTAATAGGGGAGTCGGAGTTTCTCGAACCGTCCGATAAGCTGGATTTCAAACCATCCACCCTGGATATTCCCGTGAAGCATACCGCCGACGGCAAGTCTCACGATGTGTATATGATTTTTGTAAACCCTTCTAAATCATCCGGTAGTCTGATGGTTGTAATGAGTGCACAGGCAGTGCTGGCTTCGGCAGCGCAGTAA
- a CDS encoding NUDIX hydrolase translates to MHSPSEQDYIQQLSIDCVILGYQDSQLSVLVPKLNFRGDFWALPSGFINQDEGIDQAARRILEDRTGIKDIYLEQFRVFGDAPRSNIRFLERLIELNGDTLGDKRFNRKEFDWITRRFVSIGYYALVDISKVVPRKTELDESIDWYPVRALPPMIMDHHDMVKCALETVQLNLDQKLIAFNLLPETFTMRELQELYESIYDRAFARNNFQKKILDLDVLERLEKKFTGAANKAPYLYRFRRRDA, encoded by the coding sequence ATGCATTCACCCAGCGAACAGGACTACATTCAGCAGCTTTCCATTGACTGCGTCATTCTGGGTTACCAGGATTCGCAACTCAGCGTGCTGGTGCCGAAGCTGAATTTCCGCGGCGATTTCTGGGCTTTGCCGAGCGGGTTTATCAACCAGGACGAGGGGATCGATCAGGCTGCGCGGCGAATCCTGGAAGACCGAACGGGCATCAAGGACATTTACCTCGAACAATTCCGCGTGTTCGGCGATGCGCCCCGTTCCAACATCCGCTTCCTCGAACGACTGATCGAACTCAATGGCGATACGCTCGGCGACAAGCGCTTTAACCGCAAGGAATTCGACTGGATCACGCGGCGCTTCGTTTCGATCGGCTACTACGCGCTGGTGGATATCAGCAAGGTAGTCCCGCGCAAGACCGAGCTCGACGAATCCATCGACTGGTACCCGGTGCGCGCATTGCCGCCGATGATCATGGACCACCACGACATGGTGAAATGTGCATTGGAAACCGTGCAGCTCAACCTCGACCAGAAGCTCATCGCATTCAACCTTTTGCCCGAAACATTTACAATGCGCGAGCTGCAAGAGCTCTACGAGTCGATTTATGACCGTGCATTTGCGCGGAACAATTTTCAGAAAAAGATCCTGGACCTGGATGTGCTCGAAAGGCTCGAAAAGAAATTCACCGGCGCGGCCAACAAGGCGCCGTACCTGTACCGGTTCAGAAGAAGGGACGCCTAG
- a CDS encoding response regulator transcription factor — protein MKTESALKVLIFDLHPVSRKGIRLMLDMTDLPIKVTEASRLRQFYKYATGQHFDLVILSVNEPDSFDTSIISGILPKTVVLYTEEGAETAMDLMALGAGACMSKKCCDTSLKEGIFAVLQQRQHVCDITQAHVNSEYWRFRAIRNGAHLSYRPRVRELTGRENEVAALLETGMKTGEIASRLQIQASTVSTLKARAFRKLSVTNLTQAIQALD, from the coding sequence ATGAAAACTGAAAGCGCCCTCAAAGTACTTATATTTGACCTCCATCCTGTTTCCCGGAAGGGAATCCGGCTCATGCTCGACATGACCGATCTACCCATTAAAGTGACCGAAGCCAGTCGGCTGCGGCAGTTCTATAAATATGCAACCGGCCAGCACTTCGACCTCGTGATCCTGAGTGTGAACGAGCCCGACAGTTTCGACACCAGCATTATTTCCGGCATTCTTCCTAAAACCGTAGTGCTCTACACCGAGGAAGGTGCAGAAACCGCCATGGACCTGATGGCATTGGGCGCGGGTGCCTGCATGTCCAAAAAATGCTGCGATACATCGCTCAAAGAGGGCATTTTCGCCGTGCTGCAACAGCGGCAGCATGTTTGCGACATCACTCAGGCGCATGTGAATTCCGAATACTGGCGGTTCAGGGCGATCCGGAACGGCGCGCACCTCAGCTACCGGCCGCGCGTCCGCGAACTCACCGGCCGCGAAAATGAGGTGGCGGCATTGCTCGAAACCGGCATGAAAACCGGCGAAATAGCCAGCCGCCTGCAAATCCAGGCCAGCACCGTCAGCACGCTCAAAGCGCGCGCATTCCGCAAGCTCTCGGTCACAAACCTCACCCAGGCGATCCAGGCCCTCGACTAA
- a CDS encoding response regulator transcription factor, translating to MLNVILYDSHPIILTGLKEFFRSIGKEFVFFETTTVGGISKFLSQRPIHLIVVGLNERTGIEARIIQRNSTIPWVIMYNDNLYKKALTLLLSGASACISKGCGDQETEKCLNEVLASRTYICESTLHQFGYEFLFDPANQAHIRNFLKYNLHRKPSRLSPREQQVAGMLVNGMRTSEIATALNVRHSTISTIKRTIMLKKHVINIAELASVLP from the coding sequence ATGCTTAACGTTATTTTGTACGACTCCCACCCGATTATCCTGACGGGCCTCAAAGAGTTTTTCAGGAGTATCGGGAAAGAATTCGTTTTCTTCGAAACAACGACTGTCGGCGGCATTTCAAAGTTTCTTTCGCAACGTCCCATTCACCTGATCGTGGTGGGGTTAAATGAAAGGACGGGCATCGAAGCGAGGATCATTCAGCGCAACAGTACCATTCCCTGGGTGATCATGTACAACGATAACCTTTACAAAAAAGCCCTGACGCTCCTGCTTTCCGGCGCGAGCGCGTGCATTTCCAAGGGCTGCGGCGACCAGGAAACCGAAAAGTGCCTGAACGAAGTGCTGGCATCGCGGACGTACATCTGCGAAAGCACGCTCCACCAATTCGGCTACGAGTTTCTGTTCGACCCGGCCAATCAGGCGCACATCCGCAACTTCCTCAAATACAATCTCCACAGAAAACCAAGCCGGCTCTCTCCGCGTGAGCAACAGGTAGCCGGCATGCTGGTGAACGGCATGCGGACGTCCGAGATCGCTACGGCGCTGAACGTCAGGCACAGCACGATCAGCACGATCAAACGGACGATCATGCTGAAAAAGCATGTCATCAACATCGCCGAACTGGCCTCCGTATTACCTTAG
- a CDS encoding response regulator, protein MPLSILIADDHQLVRKGLQMVVKEVLGFNVIVEFAENGREVIDKVTAQEFDLLITDLNMPDTNELALIPDILRIRPKLRILVVTMKPDKVFAARFFRAGALGYVNKTEADEVLAEAIYTVSQGRRYISRSQNEIFSDALIGNTANTPFDKLSKREFEVALLLLKGYGALEVAKSLSISASTASSFRCRVFDKLEIKNLLELNHLAQLYQIDADFEG, encoded by the coding sequence ATGCCGCTCTCCATTCTCATAGCCGACGATCACCAGCTCGTCCGAAAAGGACTACAGATGGTCGTTAAAGAGGTTTTAGGGTTCAATGTGATCGTAGAATTCGCCGAAAACGGCCGCGAAGTGATCGACAAGGTTACCGCGCAGGAGTTCGACCTCCTCATTACCGACCTGAACATGCCGGACACCAACGAGCTGGCCCTCATTCCCGACATTTTACGCATTCGGCCGAAGCTTCGTATCCTGGTCGTGACGATGAAGCCCGACAAGGTTTTTGCGGCCCGTTTCTTCCGTGCGGGCGCGCTGGGGTATGTGAACAAAACCGAGGCGGACGAGGTGCTCGCCGAGGCGATTTACACGGTAAGCCAGGGCCGGCGGTACATTTCCCGGTCACAGAACGAGATTTTCTCCGATGCGTTGATCGGCAATACGGCCAACACGCCGTTCGACAAATTATCCAAGCGGGAATTTGAAGTGGCGCTGCTTCTGCTCAAAGGATATGGCGCCCTGGAAGTAGCCAAATCACTGTCGATCAGCGCATCCACGGCCAGCAGCTTCCGGTGCCGCGTTTTCGACAAACTGGAAATCAAGAACCTCCTTGAATTGAACCACCTGGCGCAGCTGTATCAGATTGACGCAGATTTTGAAGGCTGA
- a CDS encoding sensor histidine kinase: MRVLLVALIALALRGLPAAAQQARLITTQYNTDNGLPQNSVKDIAFDEWGYCWLATEMGLVRYDGQHFVTYDTSQLPGLKSARVEGLTADARGTLYARLYGGQIIKIAVSGKYAAPAPVLLPEWSVHVGAQGVAVSNKTMLRKLAAFYNQLGQNPFLFSSSVSDREIYLRNERSLMYLSAGLAAPVKIRDYTGRKPQYAVFARQFLACIMPGNRVEAWKNGRLLPGYASIRGPLASDARFISGDFQLYSSADGLYVYAGTSLYKVLLRNGQLDSEIALQGLRVPFLSAVAYQSGQGMFYLGSSSDGLFVVQKNPFFTPPSLSPALEQSLYAQAKVADDQLVVKNMLVSVSRPARKLPIDVGLGPWLFAGGDGQLYYEQGYQLRKLDIAKATSSAIAPVYKVMHMDDDGEGRFYIATDRGFAMLVNGKLGGFKAFPERAGILFVRKLRSGHFLVCTEKGLKWYDYQLNRIYKSVLDSMQIRTVYADADKIWISTYGQGFYLFQNNKLYRMPLGPRQALKIVHSFIEDGLGFFWLPTNNGLFKVRKGELTTFAVGKSDAVNFFRFDRTDGLPTNEFNGGCDPSYVWLKDSLLSLPSMKGLVWFYPNKLKPYYPARGIFADSLAVSGRLVQPQEKGLILPPDFKRLSVQVSSPYFGNPANLDLEYQVAGLDADWRKVEKNGQVMINSLPAGYYKLVVRRNGAPAADNAGGFELSVEVQPWFYNTWWFYALCICVSICMGYMLFKRRLVKLETEAQQLEKVISERTEELKNAVDDLARSEMALLESNRFKDHVITMVLHDMRSPLRFISLISGNLLKNHTRLTPSDLDAYLSDLHLGTQNLLGFTEQFFMWIGTQQEGFKISKMSFAINSLFEEIASLYKELFKFNRNTLHIVPTDLECVSDYQILSVVIRNLIDNANKNTSDGEITLSCAERNGRIQILISDTGQGLTREQITQFMSRDRLAGNRGTGSLLIHTMLDYIHGAISIVSEPGKGSTFTISLQNLRQSDTAAPGGSIQGGS, from the coding sequence ATGAGAGTCCTCCTGGTCGCGTTGATTGCGCTCGCTTTGCGTGGCCTCCCCGCGGCTGCGCAACAGGCGCGGCTGATTACCACTCAATACAATACCGACAACGGACTCCCGCAAAACAGCGTGAAGGACATCGCGTTCGATGAATGGGGGTACTGCTGGCTGGCCACTGAAATGGGCCTGGTGCGCTACGACGGGCAGCATTTTGTGACCTACGACACATCCCAGCTGCCGGGATTGAAGTCGGCGAGGGTGGAAGGGCTCACGGCCGATGCACGCGGAACGCTCTACGCGCGGCTATACGGCGGGCAGATCATCAAAATAGCCGTTTCGGGCAAGTATGCGGCGCCTGCCCCGGTGCTGCTGCCCGAATGGTCGGTGCATGTGGGCGCGCAAGGGGTGGCGGTGAGCAATAAAACCATGCTGCGCAAGCTGGCGGCGTTTTACAACCAGCTGGGCCAGAACCCGTTCCTGTTTTCGTCGAGTGTGTCGGACCGCGAGATTTACCTCAGGAATGAGCGCAGTCTGATGTATTTGTCGGCCGGGCTCGCAGCGCCTGTCAAAATCAGGGATTACACGGGCCGGAAACCACAATATGCCGTTTTCGCACGGCAGTTCCTGGCCTGCATCATGCCGGGCAACCGCGTGGAGGCGTGGAAAAATGGCCGGCTGCTGCCTGGTTACGCCTCGATACGCGGGCCGCTCGCTTCGGACGCCCGGTTCATTTCGGGCGATTTCCAGCTTTATTCCAGCGCCGACGGCCTTTACGTATACGCAGGTACGAGTCTTTACAAAGTACTGCTCCGAAATGGACAGCTCGATTCTGAAATTGCATTACAGGGACTGCGCGTGCCTTTTTTATCTGCGGTAGCCTACCAGTCCGGGCAGGGAATGTTTTACCTCGGCTCGTCATCGGACGGCCTGTTTGTCGTGCAGAAAAATCCATTTTTCACGCCGCCCTCACTTTCGCCCGCCCTCGAACAAAGCCTTTATGCACAGGCGAAGGTGGCCGACGACCAGCTGGTTGTCAAAAACATGCTTGTATCCGTCTCCCGGCCGGCCCGAAAGTTGCCTATCGATGTCGGCCTGGGCCCGTGGCTTTTTGCCGGTGGCGACGGACAATTGTACTACGAGCAGGGATACCAGTTGCGGAAGCTCGACATTGCGAAGGCCACTTCATCCGCCATAGCGCCGGTGTACAAGGTTATGCATATGGATGACGATGGCGAGGGGCGGTTTTACATTGCTACCGACCGGGGTTTTGCCATGCTCGTGAATGGCAAGCTCGGCGGTTTCAAGGCGTTTCCGGAACGTGCGGGGATTTTGTTTGTCAGGAAATTACGGTCGGGGCACTTCCTGGTCTGTACGGAGAAGGGGTTGAAATGGTATGACTATCAACTGAACCGAATCTACAAATCGGTGTTGGATTCCATGCAGATCAGGACGGTGTATGCCGATGCGGACAAGATTTGGATCTCGACTTACGGACAGGGGTTTTACCTGTTCCAAAACAACAAGCTCTACCGCATGCCCCTCGGCCCGCGGCAAGCACTCAAAATCGTGCATTCATTTATCGAGGACGGCCTCGGGTTTTTCTGGCTGCCTACGAACAACGGGCTGTTCAAAGTCCGCAAAGGCGAGCTTACTACATTCGCTGTGGGTAAATCGGATGCGGTCAACTTTTTTCGCTTCGACCGGACCGACGGCCTGCCTACGAACGAGTTCAACGGGGGCTGCGATCCTTCCTATGTGTGGTTAAAAGACAGCCTGTTATCGCTCCCGTCGATGAAAGGACTGGTTTGGTTTTACCCTAATAAACTGAAACCCTATTACCCTGCACGCGGCATTTTCGCCGACAGCCTCGCCGTGAGCGGTCGGTTGGTCCAGCCGCAGGAAAAGGGTCTTATTCTCCCGCCCGATTTCAAACGCCTTTCCGTTCAGGTTTCATCGCCTTATTTCGGCAATCCGGCCAACCTCGATCTGGAATACCAGGTTGCCGGGCTGGATGCCGACTGGCGAAAGGTCGAAAAAAACGGCCAGGTGATGATTAACAGCCTTCCGGCGGGCTACTACAAGCTCGTGGTGCGGCGGAACGGCGCGCCCGCGGCCGACAACGCCGGCGGTTTCGAATTGTCCGTGGAAGTACAGCCCTGGTTTTACAACACCTGGTGGTTTTACGCGCTATGCATCTGCGTTTCGATCTGCATGGGTTATATGTTGTTTAAAAGAAGGCTGGTAAAGCTCGAAACGGAGGCGCAGCAGCTGGAAAAGGTGATTTCGGAACGGACTGAGGAGCTGAAAAACGCCGTCGATGACCTGGCGCGGTCCGAAATGGCGTTGTTGGAAAGCAACCGGTTCAAGGACCACGTCATTACGATGGTGCTGCATGATATGCGCTCGCCGCTGCGGTTTATTTCGCTCATTAGTGGTAACCTTTTGAAAAACCACACACGCCTCACACCCTCGGATCTTGACGCTTACCTGTCGGATCTTCACCTCGGCACGCAAAATCTTCTGGGATTCACCGAACAGTTTTTTATGTGGATCGGCACGCAGCAGGAAGGTTTCAAGATCAGCAAAATGTCGTTTGCGATCAATTCGTTGTTTGAGGAAATCGCTTCGCTATACAAGGAGCTTTTCAAGTTTAATCGAAACACACTCCATATCGTCCCGACCGACCTCGAATGCGTTTCGGATTACCAGATTCTTTCCGTAGTGATCCGCAACCTGATCGACAATGCCAATAAGAACACATCTGACGGGGAAATCACGCTCTCCTGTGCTGAAAGGAACGGCCGCATTCAGATCTTGATCAGCGACACGGGGCAGGGGCTGACCCGCGAGCAGATTACCCAATTCATGAGCCGCGACAGGCTGGCCGGCAACCGCGGCACGGGCAGCCTGCTCATTCATACCATGCTGGATTACATTCATGGGGCGATTTCCATCGTGAGTGAACCCGGAAAGGGCAGCACTTTCACGATCAGCCTTCAAAATCTGCGTCAATCTGATACAGCTGCGCCAGGTGGTTCAATTCAAGGAGGTTCTTGA